One Paenibacillus crassostreae DNA segment encodes these proteins:
- a CDS encoding shikimate kinase, with amino-acid sequence MSQSQQNIILIGMMGTGKSTVGKWLAQQLEYDLVDLDEALVEHEGCSIASIFTNQGEAYFRQAETAILRKVLTGTKQIVATGGGVVLKDENCMLMQQGGWVVSLTAEVEDIVSRVQGDGVRPLLAGNAEERIRTILEERKNAYLFADYTVNTSLYSVEQVGSMILANYRV; translated from the coding sequence TTGAGTCAATCACAACAGAATATTATTCTAATAGGAATGATGGGCACGGGTAAATCTACCGTAGGCAAATGGCTCGCACAACAACTTGAATATGATTTGGTTGATTTAGATGAAGCTCTAGTGGAACATGAAGGTTGCAGTATTGCATCTATTTTTACTAATCAGGGTGAAGCTTATTTCCGTCAGGCTGAAACAGCTATATTACGGAAAGTATTAACGGGTACGAAGCAGATTGTTGCGACAGGTGGAGGAGTTGTACTAAAGGACGAGAATTGCATGTTGATGCAACAAGGTGGCTGGGTTGTATCTTTAACTGCTGAAGTGGAAGATATTGTTTCGCGTGTTCAAGGTGATGGTGTGAGACCGCTATTAGCGGGTAATGCAGAAGAACGAATACGAACAATTCTTGAAGAACGCAAGAATGCATATCTATTCGCAGATTACACTGTGAATACTTCGTTATACTCAGTGGAACAAGTAGGTTCTATGATTTTAGCCAATTACCGCGTTTAA
- the gndA gene encoding NADP-dependent phosphogluconate dehydrogenase, producing the protein MSKQQIGVIGLAVMGKNLALNIESRGFSVSVFNRSPEKTHDLLKEAEGKNLTGAFSVEEFVQSLEVPRKILIMVQAGKATDATIEQLLPYLDQGDIIIDGGNAYFPDTQRRSKELEEKGFRFIGAGVSGGEEGALKGPSIMPGGQESAYQLVEPILTAISAKVDGEACSTYIGPDGAGHYVKMVHNGIEYGDMQLIGEAYHLLKDVLNLSAEELHEIFTEWNKGELDSYLIEITADIFSKYDAETGKPMVDIILDAAGQKGTGKWTSQSSLDLGVPLSMITESVFSRFLSAMKEERVEASKILNGPTKEPFQGNKAEFIESVRKALFASKIVSYAQGFAQLRVASDEYGWDLKYGSLAKIWRGGCIIRSRFLQNITDAYEKNADLKNLLLDPFFKDILENYQGAWRQTISAAVTKGIPVPGFASALAYYDSYRTERLPANLLQAQRDYFGAHTFKRVDKEGSFHFNWME; encoded by the coding sequence ATGTCGAAACAACAAATAGGTGTCATTGGACTTGCTGTAATGGGCAAAAATTTGGCTCTTAACATCGAGAGTAGAGGATTCTCAGTCTCTGTATTTAACCGCTCTCCTGAAAAAACGCATGATCTTCTTAAAGAAGCTGAAGGCAAGAATCTAACAGGTGCTTTTTCTGTTGAGGAATTTGTCCAATCGCTTGAAGTGCCTCGTAAAATTCTTATTATGGTACAAGCAGGTAAAGCAACAGATGCAACAATTGAACAATTGTTACCCTATCTAGATCAAGGTGATATCATTATTGATGGTGGTAATGCCTATTTCCCTGATACACAACGTCGTAGTAAAGAGCTTGAAGAGAAAGGTTTCCGCTTCATTGGTGCTGGTGTCTCAGGTGGTGAAGAAGGTGCGTTAAAGGGTCCTTCTATCATGCCTGGTGGTCAAGAAAGCGCATATCAATTAGTTGAACCAATCTTAACAGCCATTTCGGCTAAAGTGGATGGAGAGGCTTGCAGTACATATATTGGCCCTGATGGAGCAGGACACTATGTGAAAATGGTTCATAACGGTATCGAGTATGGTGATATGCAACTAATTGGGGAAGCTTATCATCTTTTGAAAGACGTGTTGAATCTGAGTGCAGAGGAATTGCATGAAATCTTCACTGAATGGAATAAAGGAGAATTGGATAGTTATCTAATTGAGATTACAGCAGACATATTCTCGAAATATGATGCCGAAACAGGTAAACCAATGGTAGATATTATCCTTGATGCTGCAGGTCAAAAGGGTACAGGTAAATGGACAAGCCAAAGTTCCCTTGATCTTGGCGTACCATTATCCATGATTACTGAATCTGTATTCTCACGGTTCTTATCTGCGATGAAAGAAGAACGTGTTGAAGCTAGCAAAATCTTGAACGGACCTACGAAAGAACCTTTTCAAGGTAATAAAGCTGAGTTCATTGAAAGTGTTCGTAAGGCTTTGTTCGCAAGTAAAATCGTATCGTATGCACAGGGTTTCGCACAATTACGTGTAGCTTCTGATGAATATGGTTGGGATTTGAAATATGGTAGCCTTGCTAAAATCTGGCGTGGTGGTTGTATCATCCGTTCTCGCTTCTTACAGAATATTACGGATGCATACGAGAAGAATGCAGACTTGAAGAACTTGTTGCTTGATCCATTCTTTAAGGATATCTTGGAGAACTATCAAGGTGCTTGGCGTCAAACCATTTCAGCTGCTGTAACTAAAGGTATTCCAGTACCTGGCTTTGCAAGTGCACTTGCATATTATGACAGCTATCGTACAGAAAGATTGCCAGCTAATTTACTTCAAGCACAACGTGATTACTTCGGCGCGCACACATTCAAACGTGTAGATAAAGAAGGTAGCTTCCACTTTAACTGGATGGAATAG
- a CDS encoding YktB family protein, with amino-acid sequence MTFTGFTKQDFDVFNVPGLEQRMEALIANVRPKLEILGTEIAPFLSAICGEEIFPHVAKHARRKVNPPKDTWVAWSANKRGYKALPHFQVGMFESHLFIIFAVVYDCTNKLQFAKQLQAHTNSINKLVPDQFYWSMDHMDPSGTLHSEVTKSDLEAMAKKLATVKKAEILCGLRIDNHDSILQNREELLPLIQSTFEQLLPLYKLSFKN; translated from the coding sequence ATGACGTTCACAGGATTTACGAAACAAGATTTTGATGTATTTAACGTTCCAGGTCTTGAACAGAGAATGGAGGCTCTTATAGCCAATGTTCGACCTAAATTAGAGATCCTCGGAACTGAAATAGCCCCATTCTTATCAGCCATTTGCGGTGAGGAGATTTTCCCACATGTAGCGAAACACGCTCGTCGTAAGGTCAATCCACCGAAAGATACTTGGGTCGCTTGGTCAGCTAATAAAAGGGGATATAAAGCACTTCCACATTTCCAAGTAGGTATGTTTGAATCACATCTATTTATAATTTTCGCCGTTGTTTATGACTGTACCAATAAATTACAATTTGCTAAGCAACTACAAGCTCACACAAATTCTATTAACAAATTAGTACCTGATCAATTCTACTGGTCCATGGATCATATGGATCCTAGTGGAACACTTCATTCAGAAGTTACAAAAAGTGACCTAGAGGCCATGGCTAAGAAATTAGCAACGGTTAAAAAAGCCGAAATTTTATGTGGATTGCGCATTGATAATCATGATTCCATTCTTCAGAATCGTGAAGAACTACTACCGCTTATTCAGTCGACATTCGAACAATTATTACCTTTGTACAAGCTATCATTCAAAAATTAA
- a CDS encoding aminotransferase class I/II-fold pyridoxal phosphate-dependent enzyme, producing MDHSNTPLFTAVKNHAASKPVQFHIPGHKQGRGSDEEFRQFIGDNALSIDLINIAPLDDLHQPTGVIEEAQALAADAFGADYTYFSVQGTSGAIMTMILSTCSPGDKIIIPRNIHKSIMSAIIFSGAKPVFVSPARDENLGIDHGITTSSVKRALDRHPDAKAVLVINPTYFGLCADLKEIVELAHSRHVPVLVDEAHGVLIHFHDDLPISAMEAGADMSATSVHKLGGSMTQSSVLNLNVKNGFVNSQRVQTIFSMLTTTSTSYILLSSLDTSRRNLALNGQAIAQKAIDLAQYARKEINTLPGLYCFGEEILGGEATYDLDPTKLTIHVRHLGITGYETENWLREHYNLEVELSDMYNILCLVTPGDKEDTVDILLSALRELSDTYYLVNQAHELVIKIPEIPLLSINPREAFYGDTEIIPFKESADRIIAEFIYVYPPGIPILLPGEVISQDNIDYIIEHIEVGLPVKGPEDRYIHNIKVIVETDAIF from the coding sequence ATGGACCATAGCAATACACCACTTTTTACGGCAGTAAAGAATCATGCTGCTAGTAAACCCGTGCAATTTCATATTCCCGGTCATAAACAAGGTAGAGGATCGGATGAAGAATTCCGACAATTCATAGGGGATAATGCCCTTTCCATAGACTTGATTAACATTGCTCCACTTGATGACTTACATCAACCTACGGGTGTCATCGAAGAAGCACAAGCATTGGCGGCAGATGCCTTCGGCGCAGATTATACCTATTTCAGTGTACAAGGTACCAGTGGTGCTATTATGACCATGATCCTTTCCACTTGCTCACCTGGTGACAAAATTATTATCCCTAGAAATATTCATAAATCGATCATGTCAGCCATTATTTTTTCCGGTGCTAAACCTGTATTTGTCTCCCCTGCTCGCGATGAGAACTTGGGGATAGATCATGGAATTACAACCAGTTCTGTAAAAAGAGCATTAGATCGGCATCCCGATGCCAAGGCAGTCTTAGTTATTAATCCGACTTATTTCGGTTTATGCGCAGACTTGAAGGAAATCGTAGAACTTGCACATAGCCGTCATGTTCCTGTTTTAGTTGATGAAGCACATGGCGTATTGATCCATTTCCATGATGACCTCCCAATCTCAGCTATGGAAGCAGGAGCAGATATGTCTGCTACCAGTGTTCACAAACTGGGTGGTTCCATGACTCAAAGCTCAGTTCTCAATCTTAATGTGAAGAATGGCTTTGTAAATTCGCAGCGAGTACAGACTATATTCAGTATGTTGACAACAACTTCTACTTCATATATTCTACTATCTTCACTAGATACATCAAGACGTAATCTAGCTCTTAATGGACAAGCTATTGCACAGAAAGCAATTGACCTTGCCCAATACGCACGTAAAGAAATCAACACCCTACCTGGTCTCTACTGCTTCGGCGAAGAAATACTGGGTGGAGAAGCCACTTATGATCTTGATCCTACGAAGCTAACGATACATGTTCGCCATCTCGGTATTACCGGCTATGAGACTGAGAATTGGCTACGTGAGCATTATAATCTAGAGGTTGAATTAAGTGATATGTACAATATCCTTTGTCTAGTTACACCAGGGGATAAGGAAGATACCGTTGATATTCTTCTATCAGCCTTACGGGAGTTATCTGATACCTATTATTTGGTGAACCAAGCACATGAGTTAGTTATCAAAATCCCAGAGATCCCGCTCCTATCCATTAACCCGAGAGAAGCCTTCTATGGAGATACAGAGATCATTCCTTTTAAAGAATCCGCTGATCGCATCATAGCTGAATTTATTTATGTCTATCCGCCAGGGATTCCAATTCTACTTCCAGGTGAAGTTATCTCTCAAGATAACATCGATTATATTATCGAACATATCGAAGTCGGATTACCTGTAAAAGGACCCGAAGATCGCTATATTCACAACATCAAAGTAATCGTTGAGACAGATGCTATATTCTAA
- a CDS encoding DUF1292 domain-containing protein, producing the protein MSDQKHEHGDDCGCGHDHDHGEHEEFILTLTDENGTDVEMVLVETFDVGEKVYALLLERENPEADGIILRMEEENEEMVLYNIEDEEEWKSVEEVYNVLIAQQE; encoded by the coding sequence ATGAGCGATCAAAAACATGAACACGGCGATGATTGCGGCTGCGGTCATGATCATGACCATGGTGAGCACGAAGAGTTTATCTTAACTCTGACCGACGAGAATGGAACTGACGTGGAAATGGTTCTTGTTGAGACTTTTGACGTAGGCGAAAAGGTCTATGCACTATTACTTGAACGTGAAAATCCTGAAGCAGATGGAATTATCTTACGTATGGAAGAAGAGAACGAAGAAATGGTTCTCTATAACATCGAAGATGAAGAAGAATGGAAGTCTGTGGAAGAAGTATATAATGTGCTAATTGCACAGCAAGAATAG
- a CDS encoding copper amine oxidase, with protein MRWKKVVVSTLVLSLMGGSLLFADSVNNKVHFWVNGQEVQDGGYVIEGKTYVPLRAFEGLVNWDSVSNQVKFIKPNVHIFLFKGDTIFGNVNKGKLKFNVFSQVDNLSENIVSVKVAITDPAGTTKDIQSQDLDSDQKDNFWFRTDDFTYDFKTSGKYKIGFYIKYSENSDYELVSQKVITALD; from the coding sequence ATGAGATGGAAAAAAGTTGTAGTAAGCACATTAGTCTTATCCCTCATGGGGGGATCTTTGCTGTTTGCTGATTCAGTCAATAATAAGGTTCATTTTTGGGTGAATGGGCAAGAAGTTCAAGATGGTGGTTATGTCATAGAGGGTAAGACCTACGTACCGTTACGCGCGTTTGAGGGCCTAGTGAATTGGGATTCGGTCAGTAATCAAGTGAAGTTTATTAAACCAAATGTTCATATTTTCTTATTCAAAGGAGATACTATATTCGGTAACGTAAATAAAGGTAAACTGAAATTTAATGTATTTAGTCAAGTGGATAATTTATCCGAAAATATAGTATCTGTTAAGGTAGCAATCACTGATCCAGCAGGTACAACGAAAGACATCCAATCTCAGGATTTAGATAGTGATCAGAAGGATAATTTCTGGTTTCGAACTGATGATTTTACATATGACTTCAAAACATCCGGTAAATATAAAATAGGATTCTATATTAAATATTCTGAAAACTCAGATTATGAATTGGTTTCACAAAAGGTCATTACAGCCTTAGATTAA
- a CDS encoding MBL fold metallo-hydrolase has product MSLQLEMLGTGNAFAKNYYNNNALLFDDQFSLLIDCGVTAPIALHNQGKTFDDIDAVLITHIHADHVGGLEELAFKMKYLHHRKMILYIADDLVETLWENTLKGGCYQAGEITSLNDIFDVRPLQPLKPHYISEHITVELIPTKHIPEKSSYSLYLNENIFYSSDMVFDPALLSHLINTRGCKTIFHECQFQGSGVVHTTLQELLSLPLEIQQYIYLMHYGDDKDRYIDQIGDMTFLEQNLIYEL; this is encoded by the coding sequence ATGAGTTTACAATTAGAGATGCTCGGAACGGGAAATGCCTTTGCTAAAAATTACTACAATAATAACGCACTACTCTTCGATGACCAGTTCTCACTTTTAATCGATTGTGGGGTAACAGCTCCCATAGCACTACATAACCAAGGTAAAACCTTTGATGATATAGATGCTGTATTAATAACCCATATTCATGCCGATCACGTAGGTGGGCTCGAGGAACTAGCATTCAAGATGAAGTATTTGCACCATCGTAAAATGATCCTATATATTGCAGATGATCTTGTGGAGACATTATGGGAGAATACGCTAAAAGGCGGTTGTTATCAAGCGGGGGAAATTACTTCATTAAATGATATATTTGACGTTCGACCACTTCAGCCACTGAAGCCTCATTATATATCCGAACATATTACAGTGGAGTTAATCCCTACTAAACATATACCGGAAAAATCTAGTTACTCACTCTATCTAAATGAAAATATATTTTACAGTTCGGACATGGTCTTTGATCCTGCACTCCTAAGTCATCTAATTAATACACGTGGTTGCAAGACGATCTTTCACGAATGTCAATTTCAGGGATCAGGAGTGGTACATACAACGCTTCAAGAGCTTCTATCACTCCCACTAGAAATCCAGCAGTATATCTATTTAATGCATTATGGTGATGATAAAGATCGATACATAGATCAGATTGGCGATATGACATTCTTAGAACAGAATCTGATCTATGAGCTTTAA
- a CDS encoding DUF3892 domain-containing protein, whose product MSGREQFIAVQKNGDGDLTAFQTSSGRVLAYEQALQEVNAGAIAGVNIFKGRDGGMYIRGDADGDPSNNLDQLPIFE is encoded by the coding sequence ATGTCAGGCCGTGAACAATTTATTGCTGTGCAGAAGAATGGTGATGGTGATTTGACCGCATTTCAAACTTCATCAGGTCGCGTGTTAGCCTATGAGCAAGCCCTTCAGGAAGTGAATGCAGGTGCAATTGCTGGCGTTAATATATTTAAGGGGAGAGATGGGGGAATGTATATCCGTGGAGATGCGGATGGAGACCCATCGAACAATTTAGATCAACTTCCTATTTTTGAATAA
- a CDS encoding GNAT family N-acetyltransferase: protein MAAEIIYVELEEQLQYGMDIRKKVFVDEQKVPLELEIDEYDNISPDVHHVLIQDNGEYVATGRIIYYDDDTAKMQRIAVLKEYRAKGFGRVLMIAMEELALELGLHYAVLDAQIQAENFYAKQGYEVISKEPFLDAGIMHVRMKKKL, encoded by the coding sequence ATGGCTGCAGAGATTATTTATGTTGAGTTAGAGGAACAGTTACAGTACGGTATGGATATTCGAAAAAAGGTGTTTGTGGACGAGCAAAAAGTACCGCTAGAACTTGAAATAGACGAATATGATAACATTAGCCCTGATGTTCATCATGTGCTGATCCAAGATAACGGTGAATATGTGGCTACCGGTCGGATTATTTATTACGATGATGATACTGCGAAGATGCAACGTATTGCTGTGCTTAAAGAATATCGTGCAAAGGGTTTCGGTCGTGTGTTGATGATTGCGATGGAAGAACTAGCGTTGGAGCTTGGATTGCATTATGCGGTGTTGGATGCCCAGATTCAGGCGGAGAACTTCTATGCTAAACAGGGTTATGAAGTGATTTCGAAAGAGCCTTTCTTGGACGCAGGAATAATGCATGTACGGATGAAAAAGAAATTATAA
- a CDS encoding helix-turn-helix domain-containing protein: MENLEFISKDQYPSVLNAKHIQRILGIGERQTYELLNSGQFHTVKVGRMIKVSKDIFLKWLEG, encoded by the coding sequence ATGGAGAACCTTGAATTTATAAGTAAGGACCAATATCCTTCAGTGTTGAATGCTAAACATATACAACGCATCCTTGGGATAGGGGAAAGACAAACGTACGAACTTTTAAATTCTGGACAGTTTCATACGGTGAAGGTAGGAAGAATGATTAAAGTATCGAAAGATATATTCCTAAAATGGTTAGAAGGATAA
- a CDS encoding ArpU family phage packaging/lysis transcriptional regulator, which translates to MSFLPEIDRKRTQAAVEAAMEKYRMFKFLSFEEREAGITAGYNERFHGPTNETSDQTASIAIYNVDNVTYRKEYCERVERVVKRMPRLERFLIEERYMTTEHDYITDQHVYCFVFQPPISEGKYSKIRWKAFYKLALDLNLMVEKEGRTDGEP; encoded by the coding sequence ATGAGCTTCCTTCCAGAGATCGACCGCAAAAGGACGCAAGCAGCAGTAGAAGCAGCTATGGAAAAGTATCGGATGTTTAAATTCCTATCATTCGAGGAGCGAGAAGCTGGAATAACAGCAGGGTATAACGAACGTTTTCACGGTCCTACTAATGAAACCTCGGATCAAACGGCTAGTATCGCAATCTATAATGTGGACAATGTTACTTATCGCAAAGAGTATTGTGAACGTGTCGAACGTGTAGTGAAGAGGATGCCCAGACTTGAACGCTTTTTAATAGAAGAAAGATATATGACAACAGAGCACGATTATATCACGGATCAACATGTTTATTGCTTTGTTTTTCAGCCTCCAATTAGCGAAGGGAAGTACAGTAAGATACGTTGGAAGGCGTTTTACAAGCTAGCGTTAGACTTGAATTTGATGGTTGAGAAAGAAGGTAGAACTGATGGAGAACCTTGA